The genome window ACAGCATGGTGCTACCAGTGCTCACTCCACCCCTGATGCCCTCAGCACCACATCTGTGCTGCCACCATGCCAGTGACCCACTGGACAGCTCTTCCTCTGAGGGGTGATATAACCTCATATCAGCTGAGAGGCCCGTGCTGGTAAGAGGGCCACTGCCTTGGAGCAGTGGAGGTGTGGAAGCCTGGTACCCAGCAGGACCTTGCCCATGTAGAAAAACATGAGTGTGGTCTGAGGTGAGGGCAGTCTGCCTTATAGGATCCTGATAGTCTTGGGCCTTTGGACTCAGCCCTTCCCTCTTCTCACTGCAAAGGACAGCAGTGGCCTCTCCCTGAGGGGTGACACCACCTTGAAGTCCTGGGCAGTTTGGGTTCAATCCTCTGCTTTGCTAAAGATACTAAAATGAGATATACTCtcatttttccttaaataattCAACACATGCTTTGTCCTGGCAGTCTGTGGTCAGGGAAGAGGCATTAAGGACTGTAGAGGGCCCAGTTATCAATGACATGATCCACCTGACTGGTCCTCAGGTTGAAAAAGACACAGAGAAGTTTCCTCTTTCCAAGTGTTTCACAATCCTTTTGGGATATTTCACAATTACCCCCAGGAGGCAGCTAAAAGACCAACCAACACCTCATAGACCTACAGCCCACCCATCCTGACAAGCCATCCATGGCCTTGTGGTAACCCTGCTTTCCATTCTTCCAAGTGGAGCAGACAGGGAGGACCAGGCTGTGATTCAGGAGGGGAGGGTGAGCACCCCCATGCTCCTGGCTTCCTCCCAAGAGCAGTAACTTCCATTGGcttttcctcagttttctcCACCCAGATACTGCTGCTTGGGGTAAGAAAGTGCCTCATGGAGAACTTATCTCCATTTCAATTGCCATGAGGCTCCAGAGGAGAAGTGTTTGAAGGGTGGGCAcactcctcctttccttcccaaaatccaagTGCTTTTTGAGGGAGCACCTCAAACAGGAAAGCTGCAAAAACCCACAGGATCTGGacagggggagggagagggaaggtgaAACAGAGCCCTTACCACCTACGATGATAATCTGGTCTCCAATCACAACAGCTGGTGCACAGACATTCTTCACTACTCTGGTCTCCATACGAAACCATGTATTCCTGGAGACATGGTAAACctggcaaaaaaataaagatattcaCACAGCTgtttatgtttcattttaacTAACATCTGTAATGACAGAGGAACTTCTGGGCTTTATTTTGCTCTAATAAATACAATCCTCTGGCTCAAACTGCTGGAAATCTGAGAATGTAcccactttttttcctaatatgtCCCCTTGGAAACCATTCCGGATCCCCAAGATTGTCTGCTGAGGAGATGTTAGCACATGCACTGAAGCAGTGTATCTGCCATATGAAAGCTTCTTGCATGGCTGTTAAATCACTGTAACTAGTTCTCCCAAAGGGCAAGCTGattcatttcattttccagttaTCCTGTGTATTCCTTATTAGCCTTAGCAATTTCCTGGGCAAACAAACCTCAGCTTCAGCtagctctgctggcagccacTGTGTTTGCCCAGTTGCTATATATATGCTAGTGACTGGTATGCACTGAGACTGGCAAAGGGACTTAGAGTGGTATCTAAGTCATTGATTTGTGTGAGAAAAACAGCTGTTGCCAGATGATGATCATTCAATCATCTGCATCTGGGCAACACAAACTTTTATATAGTGTTATCTGCTTCTTAATATAGCAAATATCACCAGGGCATCTCCCCACTAACTGATAAATacatttccttccctctgaTAATGAGGTACTGTTATAAAGCATTACTCATGCCCTTGTTGCCATCTTAGCTTAATGATCCTTCTTAGTTAAAGCACCTTGAACAGTGAGAAACACTCATgggaaagaaacatttcaatGTTGCTAAAGCTTCAAATCAGATAAGTAAAAatgtaatgtattttttcctcctgatagAGTGTAACGGCTGCAAGCAGGCAGAGAGCCAGCAACATGTGGCAGGAGCCCCATTTTTAACACAGCTGTTTATCCCAAATGACTGTCAGTTTAAGTTCTGGCCCTTTGATGAGTGAGTATCTAATCGCTCTAACGATCGCGAGTGTTTGCGTTTGCTGCGAGAGCAGGTGCAGGCTGAGACCCCGCTCAGTGCCAAGTGAAAGCACTGATTTTGGTGAGATTGGCatggagccaggcagggggagctgctgctgcctgccatggCATCACctgtggcagccctggccctggggcCCACCAATGGCAAGGCTGACTGACACCCaaagcagcacctctggggatGCTGCCGGGAAAACTTTCAGAAGGGGAAAATGGAAGAGCTGCAATGCTCCTTGAGGCCATGGATCAACCCATCCTGCCTCTTCCTGCAACACACAGTGACGTGTTTTGAGTGCTTTGATTTCCTCATGAAGGTGATGGACTGCTGAATACCTTAGAAGAAGTTGCCTACAACAAGCAGGACTGACCATTACCTGGATAAGCCGAACAGGGTTTTGCATTACATCTTCTCCCCCAAAGAGGTAAACCCTCTGATCTTTGGCAGCAACAGCAGGGTGAAGGACGGCAACAGGCATGTTTGCCATGCTCTCACAGGTGTTGTAGACACTATCATATCTTTCCACAGAATTCAGGATTTCCTGGTTTTCACCAATTCCACCGAAtgacaaaatataatttttatatgcCAGGCTTCTGTGGGAGTAACGTGGAACTAGCATGTGCTCGATCAACCTCCACTGATTGAGTTTGAGGgagtaaatgtaaatattgcCACTGACCAGACTTTTCTTATTGCTAACAGGCATCCCTCCGAGCACAAAAACATTGCTGTGTAAACTCACTGCAGAGGCTTTGTAGAGGCGTATGGGAAGTTTGGCCAGGCTCAGCCATTGGTTTGTCTTGTCATCATACAGCAGGACATCCCTCGTTGTCTGCTGGCTGTCCTTCCTGCCACCGATGATGATGAGGAACTCCTGATTGGAGTACCTGCGAGGAACATGCACCATGGGTTTGATGTCAGGCATGCTGGTGCTGTACAAGGAGAACATCTGTCTCCGGGCTGActccaggatgctcctgcaaGTGGGTGAGGCCTGAACGAGGGAGTCGTTAGCAATGAAATGGAAGAGGAAGGTTGGATGGACGTACTGAAGTCGGACCTTCTTGAACAACTCTTGGATGTAGCCTTGTCGTGCCTGGAGGTCGTGCCGGATCCAGACCATCAGTGCCTCAAAgacctgctcctcctccccacagagTTCATCATCCCCAAGGTAATCAATGAGCTCTGTGGGACAGAGGTCCTTCAGGTCCTCAGAAGAGGCCAccagaggaaaacatttcaaagcCATAGTCTTGGCTTTCTTATTCAGGCTTTGGCAGTTCAAGATTTTTGCCAGTCTGATCATGCTCAGACAGTTGTCAGGGGTCAGCTTGTCTTGGAGGTAGGTAGAGCAGGCCTCAAACAGCTTAGTGTACTGCAGCATGGATGCAGTCTCCAAGAGGCACAAGACATTCTCAGTGGATATGAGAATCTTCCCAGTGTAAACATAAAGGATAATCTGATCCAAAATATCAGCGTCGATGCCCTTTAGAATTACTTTAGGCTGGTGACTCTCCCTGAAGTTGTTACAGAACATTGCCTTGAAGTATGGGCTGCTGGAAGCCAGCACATTTCGGTGACAGGGGAT of Molothrus ater isolate BHLD 08-10-18 breed brown headed cowbird chromosome 1, BPBGC_Mater_1.1, whole genome shotgun sequence contains these proteins:
- the KLHL38 gene encoding kelch-like protein 38 isoform X1, with protein sequence MEEGSTEGFLFKDQDFSSELLRQLNVLRQSRMLTDVTLCSGGFEIPCHRNVLASSSPYFKAMFCNNFRESHQPKVILKGIDADILDQIILYVYTGKILISTENVLCLLETASMLQYTKLFEACSTYLQDKLTPDNCLSMIRLAKILNCQSLNKKAKTMALKCFPLVASSEDLKDLCPTELIDYLGDDELCGEEEQVFEALMVWIRHDLQARQGYIQELFKKVRLQYVHPTFLFHFIANDSLVQASPTCRSILESARRQMFSLYSTSMPDIKPMVHVPRRYSNQEFLIIIGGRKDSQQTTRDVLLYDDKTNQWLSLAKLPIRLYKASAVSLHSNVFVLGGMPVSNKKSLVSGNIYIYSLKLNQWRLIEHMLVPRYSHRSLAYKNYILSFGGIGENQEILNSVERYDSVYNTCESMANMPVAVLHPAVAAKDQRVYLFGGEDVMQNPVRLIQVYHVSRNTWFRMETRVVKNVCAPAVVIGDQIIIVGGYTRRIIAYDTKGNKFVKCADMKDRRMHHGATVIRNKLYVTGGRCLTSDNAIKDLDSLDCYDPETDTWTPKGKLPHKLFDHGCLTLQCVPCSNLL
- the KLHL38 gene encoding kelch-like protein 38 isoform X2 — encoded protein: MEEGSTEGFLFKDQDFSSELLRQLNVLRQSRMLTDVTLCSGGFEIPCHRNVLASSSPYFKAMFCNNFRESHQPKVILKGIDADILDQIILYVYTGKILISTENVLCLLETASMLQYTKLFEACSTYLQDKLTPDNCLSMIRLAKILNCQSLNKKAKTMALKCFPLVASSEDLKDLCPTELIDYLGDDELCGEEEQVFEALMVWIRHDLQARQGYIQELFKKVRLQYVHPTFLFHFIANDSLVQASPTCRSILESARRQMFSLYSTSMPDIKPMVHVPRRYSNQEFLIIIGGRKDSQQTTRDVLLYDDKTNQWLSLAKLPIRLYKASAVSLHSNVFVLGGMPVSNKKSLVSGNIYIYSLKLNQWRLIEHMLVPRYSHRSLAYKNYILSFGGIGENQEILNSVERYDSVYNTCESMANMPVAVLHPAVAAKDQRVYLFGGEDVMQNPVRLIQVYHVSRNTWFRMETRVVKNVCAPAVVIGDQIIIVGGPWHPTEKTPSDLTECQLKP